A window of Streptomyces sp. NBC_01142 genomic DNA:
GCACGGCTTCGCCTCCACCCTGTTCGCCGCGACCGGCTGGCTGCAAGGGCCGTACGACGAGGGCGGCGCGCTCGGCACCATGCTCGACTGGGACCAGGTGCGCGAACTGGCCGCCGCGGGCATGGAGATCGGCGGTCACACCCACACCCATCCGCAGCTGGACCAGCTCGACGACAGCCGGCTCCGGTACGAGACGGTGCGCTGCCGGGACATCGTCGCGGACGAGCTGGGGGCCGCGCCGGTCTCCTTCGCCTATCCCTACGGATACTCCAGCCGCCGGGTGCGGCGGGCCGTCCGCGCGGCCGGTTTCGCACAGTCGCTCGCCGTCGGCAATGCGCTGGCCCTGCCCCGGCAGGGGCCGTATGCGCTGCGGCGGGTGACCGTGCGGCGCGGCACCGGCATCGAGGAGTTCGAGCAGCTGATCGTGGGGCGGTCCATCGCCCGCATTTTCGCCAAGGACCGTGCGCTGACCAAGGGTTACGCCCTGGTGCGCCGGGCCCGGTGGGCCGGCGGGCTGCTCGGCGGGGTCCGCGGCTGAGGCGGGAAGAGCGCGCCCCCGGGGCCGGTGGTGGTCGGCCGCCGCCGGCTCCCGGGGGCGTACACCCGCCCTTGGGGGCGTACACCTCATACGACCGGTCAAAAGTCCGTGCGTTCAGCGGTCCTGTGGCAGATCATGGGCCCATGTCTGCCAAGCCTCAGGACGCTCTGCCGATCCGGCTCAACGTCGACGACAGCGATTCACCTTCGGACGTCGTCGACGCGCTGTTCCTCGGCCGCTTCGCGACGGGCGAGCAGCCGTACTCCCACAGCTCCACCATTGACCGCGTCAAGCCCGGCGCCACGCTGCTGCCACCGGCGGCCTCCGTGCTGCGCGCCGCCCGTGACGACGACCGCAGCGCCACACTCGCCGAGGGCGACGGCTGGACGCTG
This region includes:
- a CDS encoding polysaccharide deacetylase family protein — its product is MYHAVGHRPAKAAYGLSVSPDAFAEQMELLGERGFTPLTTAQLGAAWRSGGGLPLPRRPVLITFDDGYEGVHRHALPVLAKHGFASTLFAATGWLQGPYDEGGALGTMLDWDQVRELAAAGMEIGGHTHTHPQLDQLDDSRLRYETVRCRDIVADELGAAPVSFAYPYGYSSRRVRRAVRAAGFAQSLAVGNALALPRQGPYALRRVTVRRGTGIEEFEQLIVGRSIARIFAKDRALTKGYALVRRARWAGGLLGGVRG